A genomic region of Denticeps clupeoides chromosome 9, fDenClu1.1, whole genome shotgun sequence contains the following coding sequences:
- the lrrc3 gene encoding leucine-rich repeat-containing protein 3, with amino-acid sequence MVFCMGPPMHRTFCQSYIFFCRLHVALFFGSVLASACPKSCLCSEKNGLVVVQCASRNLEKIPSDLPRDTVSLLLSSNHITKIPGQAFKNLPRLQELDLSRNSIETVEAGAFQGLSEGLRVLDLSNNLLRSVPKEAFARLQAKIRLSNNPWHCECTLQEVLRELQLDPETVNQVSCHTSIQEEYAGKPVIQVLDSGINFCNFHHKTTDVAMFVTMFGWFTMVIAYVIYYVRHNQEDARRHLEYLKSLPSTSQANKDFDVVSTVL; translated from the coding sequence ATGGTTTTCTGTATGGGGCCTCCTATGCACAGGACCTTCTGCCAGTCCTATATCTTTTTCTGCCGTCTGCatgttgctttgttttttgGGAGCGTGCTTGCATCTGCCTGCCCCAAAAGCTGCCTCTGTTCTGAGAAGAATGGCCTGGTGGTTGTACAGTGTGCCTCACGAAATTTGGAGAAGATCCCTTCAGATCTCCCACGTGACACGGTCTCTCTGCTGCTTTCCTCAAATCATATCACCAAGATTCCCGGTCAGGCTTTCAAGAACCTCCCACGGCTCCAGGAGCTGGACCTGTCCCGCAACTCTATTGAAACTGTGGAGGCCGGGGCTTTTCAGGGGCTGTCTGAAGGCCTGCGGGTCCTGGACCTTTCCAACAATCTCCTCCGCAGCGTGCCCAAGGAGGCTTTCGCTCGCCTGCAAGCCAAGATAAGACTCTCCAACAATCCGTGGCACTGTGAGTGCACACTGCAGGAGGTGCTGCGAGAACTCCAGCTCGACCCAGAGACTGTAAACCAGGTCAGCTGTCACACGTCGATTCAGGAGGAATATGCCGGAAAGCCGGTTATCCAGGTCCTGGATTCTGGTATCAACTTCTGCAACTTCCATCACAAGACTACAGATGTGGCCATGTTTGTCACCATGTTTGGATGGTTTACCATGGTTATCGCTTATGTCATTTACTATGTAAGACACAACCAAGAGGATGCTAGAAGACATCTTGAGTACCTTAAGTCTTTGCCTAGTACTTCCCAGGCTAACAAGGACTTTGACGTGGTCAGCACTGTGCTTTAA